The Scyliorhinus canicula chromosome 20, sScyCan1.1, whole genome shotgun sequence genome has a window encoding:
- the LOC119954954 gene encoding asialoglycoprotein receptor 1-like, protein MARLPCPKSACCSQTGHQMDQNWEGRSWQPGRDIRCRHFYKILAVIHFIVCVIVVVILALTCRDYKQFKVKYSQLEQSHNCLQTNYSQLEQRYNHLHTNYSQLEQSYNHLQTNNSQLQQSYNHLHTNYSQLEQSYNHLHTNYSQLEQSYNHLQTNNSQLEQSYNRLHTNYSQLEQRYNHLHTNCSQLKEVSVQTLDRVRVLLNAVIDNGISSTCPVGWQEFNKTCYHFSAERGHWHNANSSCVAKNTTLAIVTSQGQQNFIETHDRDKRWIGLTDLEQVGVYRWVNGDQLVMGFWARDEPNNAGVERCVTKGARYDPNKWNNDVCTTVHQWICQITRFDYVARQFGLEVVLNQ, encoded by the exons ATATCCGATGCCGTCACTTCTACAAAATATTGGCAGTGATTCATTTTATTGTCTGCGTGATTGTCGTTGTTATTCTGGCTCTGACTT GCCGAGACTATAAACAATTCAAGGTTAAATACAGCCAATTGGAACAAAGCCACAATTGTCTACAAACCAACTACAGCCAATTGGAACAAAGGTACAATCATCTACACACCAACTACAGCCAATTGGAACAAAGCTACAATCATCTACAAACCAACAACAGCCAATTGCAACAAAGCTACAATCATCTACACACCAACTACAGCCAATTGGAACAAAGCTACAATCACTTACACACCAACTACAGCCAATTGGAACAAAGCTACAATCATCTACAAACCAACAACAGCCAATTGGAACAAAGCTACAATCGTTTACACACCAACTACAGCCAATTGGAACAAAGGTACAATCATCTACACACCAATTGCAGCCAATTGAAGGAAGTGTCTGTCCAAACATTGGATCGCGTACGTGTGTTGTTGAACGCTGTGATTGACA ACGGGATCAGCAGCACTTGCCCCGTTGGGTGGCAAGAGTTCAACAAGACCTGCTATCACTTCTCAGCGGAGAGAGGGCATTGGCACAATGCCAACAGTTCCTGCGTCGCCAAGAATACCACTCTCGCCATAGTGACCAGCCAAGGCCAACAG AACTTCATAGAGACTCACGACCGTGATAAACGGTGGATTGGGCTGACTgacctggaacaagttggtgtctaCCGCTGGGTGAATGGCGATCAGTTAGTGATGGG gTTCTGGGCCAGAGACGAGCCGAACAATGCTGGAGTGGAGCGATGCGTCACTAAGGGGGCGCGCTACGACCCCAACAAATGGAACAATGATGTCTGCACCACCGTTCACCAGTGGATTTGTCAAATCACCCGCTTTGACTATGTAGCGCGGCAATTTGGACTGGAAGTAGTGCTTAATCAATAG